In Streptomyces nojiriensis, the sequence AGGGCATCTCGGCCTGACCGGACCGTTCGTGATTTTTTCATTTCCGGACATCGCCGATCTGGATGTGGTGGTACTCGACCATTTGACGAGTAGCCTCTATCTGGAGCGGAAGGAAGACCTTGAGGCGTACGGCGCCGCGTTCCGCACCATCCAGGCGCACGCCCTCCCGCCCCAGGACTCGTCGGATCTCATCAGCTCACTCGCTGACGACGCGTAAGGAGGCACCCCCGTGTCCGCAACCCCCTTATCCAACAGCGGACTTCTGAGCAGCGCGCGGTGGCGGCGGAGCAGCCGCAGCACCGGAATGAACAACTGCGTGGAAGCGGCCGTCCTGGACGGCGGTCTGCTGGCCGTCCGTGACTCCAAGCGGACGGACGGCCCGGCCGTGCTCTTCACCGGGCC encodes:
- a CDS encoding DUF397 domain-containing protein, with the translated sequence MSATPLSNSGLLSSARWRRSSRSTGMNNCVEAAVLDGGLLAVRDSKRTDGPAVLFTGPAWTGFLASVGADAPA